The following nucleotide sequence is from Corylus avellana chromosome ca7, CavTom2PMs-1.0.
GGCACACTGGAAAGGAAATATTAGAATTGCATGTACAAGAAAGAACTAATGAAGAGGGCACAATTCTTTTAAATCCCAATATAAACTATTTACATATGATTCAATAGAATAtcattataataatttaaacaatttatttacaaaatacaaaatggaCTGGTATGAAACTCTTCGAagtaacaaaaagttaaaaagagtcAATTGTACAACACCTCCAACATCCAGTAAGAACAATGCATTAGTTCTGGCTTTATGCTAAAGGTTAATTGCTGACCTATGGACAATGTCATAGACAGATAGAAGTATTTCAGCACCTATCAGCGCAATGATGAGCCATTCCAGAAAATCTGATTTCCTATTTTGAAGAATTTCCTGAAGAAAACGGATATTGTGCTGCAAATAGAAGACAAGACGTTGCCACAATATGCAAAATTAGTTTAAAAAACAGACCAGATTCCTTGATGGTTAATGTAAAATAACCTTGGATGAGAGAAAAATTTCACCTCCACAAACTTCAGCTTGAAATCAAGACTTGCAAATCTCTGAGTCAATTCAAATTCATCTCTGAGATATTCCCATATCTGAGCATATTTTGCATCCTTCCAGGCAATGTCTGACCTGTTAAAATCAATCCAGTTTTCATTAGTTGCACATGCACAGAAAATAAGCTGTAAAtctacagagagagagagagagagagagagagagagaatacaaGATATATATGAAGTATGAGATCAGGAAGCTATGATGGATCATCCTCGGTGGAAACCAAGTATGAATTCCAAAATAGAGATCCACCATACCAAACGGAGCACTTAAAATTATCAGCATACTTATGCTATTCAATAGAGACAAGTATTACCAACATCCAGGGGGGAAATAAACAGTAATAAAATTTTGCTTCCCAGCTCAATAGTCTGCGGTGGTGCAAAATGATATTAGTAGTAAAAGAATATTATGAAAATGCAGAGAGAAATTCTAAAtcaaaattgaatgaaaatatatatatatatatatatatatataacaataaatTAGAGAAGATCAAAATAACAAACTACTACGAACAATTTGGGTGTTACATAAAACATGTTTACTGATCATGAAAACAAGACAAGTAACATGCATATATGGCAGGGGAAAACAAGAATAATCTCGCATGAGgatttttgtaagaaaatcaattaaaatccaataaaaaattctaacaaaatcaAACACCTTCACTAGAGTTGACGCTTTCTTGCAACAAGCAAACATAAAGAAATGGGGAATAGTTGttttatcttcaattttgttaaCTCTTCTTGTCACACGTAGGGTGTTCCCAATTTCTTGAGAGCGCTAATAAAGTCAATTCCTGCAGCTTCAATTCCcactttctttttaagaaaaagcaTTGAGAAATGTTACCTAGACTTTACCTCTTTTCACCATCACAcagttttggtttttttgttttttaaacgcAGGCCACTAAACTATTACCTCTCAAAAAGCCCAAGCTTAAGAATCACGTCACCAAGATTAGAATTTGCCTTTCCCACCAACTGAAAAAGTTTTTTCCTCTGCATTTTGAATTTTCCGGTTGTTTCCATCTCGCGATTTATGTCAGTAAATTCTGCAACCATTCCGTCAAcctaagaaaagagaaagagtaaTGAGCATGAAGAACTAACTTCACAATGTAAAAACTTCTATTCGGATATAGAACATACCTGGCGTACATAATAATCAAGAGCAATACTTTGGCCAAGAACACTACCAATAGTACGGATCCCATCAATATTCAGGTACTGCAACATTATGTAATCTAATCCACCTTCCATCCATGTGTTCAAAGCAGGCTTCTCTCTCACCTCATACTCTGAAGCCTCAAAACACATTCAAATTCAGATAAAGTAAAAACTCCAAGCATATAAGATCTTAAGCATTTCTCATTCATTGAGGCAAAGAGCAAAACAACCCTCAAGCAAAGAACAGATGTTAATGACAGCAAAAGGTATATCATAGAAattgaattaagaaaaaaaaggtatcTATTATCTAAAGTTACTGATAAAATTCATGCTATTTCTAAGGGAGATCATTGACATATTTCTGCCAAGATAACGAAAGCATACTAGATAGTCCCCCAAAAAGAATAACAACAGAAGAAGCTCAATGTGACTTCAAAAGAAACTCTTTGAGGTTCCAGGACAGACAGGCAAATCAGCCACTCAAAATCTTGGAAAAGTCTATTTGTCATCCTATCCTTTATTTCTCTCTTCTAACAAAAACCTTAGTTGTGTCCAGAATGGATTTTCCAGGCAAACTACAAGTGCATATTTCGCCATAAATTGATTGGAACAAATGCAAAGTGTTGATGCAAAGGACATATACTGTTTTTTGTGCTATGGTAGCAGGACACTCAAAATCATAAGTTTCAAATCTAATCATTACTACTTTTGCTTCCCAGGGAAAGTAAGCAATGAAACACTGAATTTTAATGCAGGACATTGTCCAAACAAGTCtcattatataaaaatttatagatATTTATAAGAGAGAATCTAGTGATAATACATTCAAACCAAATACATTCTGAACATAAGCTCTTACCGTCCTTTTTCATTTCAGGGAGCAATCCTGATGCATGCTTCTCTACAATTTTCAAATACCCATCAACGTCATGTTCACGGACGTTAAACAAGACAATGGAGCCATACTGAAAAACTACCATGTAACAGCAGTTACTTCCACTTAAGGAATTACCCAAACCCTGAGACAAAGAACTGTCCTCAGCAACACAATCAACTTaataagcaaaaacaaaaaattacggTTAAGATGAATAAGATGAGCATATTCGTGGCACACAAACCAAAAATCCAAACTTACATTGGTTTCAGAAAGATTGCCAAACTTAAGAAGAACATAATTAGTCATACGCGATGCTGGCGGAATGAAATTGGGTTTGTTCTGTTCCACTAAGCTTCTCAAGTCCACActataccaaaagaaaaaaataaccaGAAATTGAAGATAGACATAAGTACCCAATaaaagtttcttcttttttcgtgttttttttttttgggggaagtTTTTTGTTTCCTATAGTTTAGTCCAAATGTGGTTCTATTTCCGAAAATTCCACTTGTAATTCTCTGGAAACAAGTTTGTCAATAAAAAGAGAATGTAAAGAGGAGGCTTCTTTTATAAATGTTCCTGGCAAATAGTGCAATAAGTCGTTTTAGGTACAgtttatacaattaaaaaaaatcactaaactTAATACGAACTTCAAAACTGTTTTCCGCTTTGTTGTCATTTTACCAAACACGTACATTGCAGTTTCAAAttgccaaataaataaatctataGAACACCCAACATTCATAATTTAAACTAAttctcaattaatttttttaagaaaataaacagaAGCAAACCTGGTAGAGAAGAAATAGGCCCTGACAGGAATAGCGGACTTAGTATCCTCCTCCACGCTGCCACTATCGCCATTACCGACCTCGGAGCACGACACCGGCTCGTTCCACTCAAACGTTGGCACTGGAGAGACGGAAGAAACGCATCGCACTACGATCAGACCAAAATTCGAGCCAGAACCGCGGGTTTCGCGGCCTTTGAAGATCGATAAAACGGAGGTGGTGACGATGGTGCGGagggtttgggtttgggggGCTGAGAGGGTGTGAGCCTTTGGGGATAGAATCGTACGGACGGGCCTGATTGAGAAGGAAGGCTGTGGTGAGGGGAAGATACGCAGGGCTCTCAGGTGGACGTCAACCGTCCGCCACATTTTCTGGGTTTTGAGAGTGTCACTATGTGAAGGGTTTAAGAGACTGgcttttggcttcttttttcgCCGTCGATCTTTTTTGGTTTGGGACAAAGGGGTTCCCTTTGAGAGACGGGGCTGGGGTTtaggtattttatttttggggtaAAGTTTCCTCCAAATTAAGTTCATCCACTTAATCTATTAAAGTGAtgtgtgtcaattttttttaataacatataaaatgcatatgagtttttaataaaatttattctaattttgtttctgctattaaaaaaacacatgcatctcacatgtttatgaacacatgtcacttttataaactaggttgaaggaaattcctacAACCTAATTTGGAACAAAACTTTGTTCTTATTTTCCTGTCCAAAATTTCTTAAATCTCAAACcaatattttcaatttacattgtaaataaattgttatatcaatatttatcatttttattaactCAATATTTATTATCAAATACTTATCATATTTTACTCTATggatttacttttcttttaaattggattTGAGAAATTTTGTATAATTCAGTTTATAAAATCGTCATGTGTTGCCGTTTAGCATATGAGAAACACATATTTCTTGTATATATTCGAGAGACACATGATAAATATTAAGACATCATCTcaatcattttatttgaaaataattgttgaaatttattacaatttatataataaagggaaattataaataaaaataaaaataaaaaaaataaaaaaataaccttattattattattatttaaaataaaataaaatcattttagaCTTGCGTGTCAATTTGGTCAGTCTAATAACAAAGGGGTTGCTTGTGACCACTCCCCCAATTGATGAGGTGGATAGTGGCCACCCCAGTCTCCCCATATGTGATATATTTCcccatatataaaagaagagtttaattttttgtgtatttcccaaaagaaaaatccatCCAAAATTTCGAAATGTTATAGGGACCACTCCACATGGTTTTAGGGGATGGGAGGAGGATAATGGGGGTGATGTATAACAtttattcaattataatttgatattttggaATGGGAACGGAGTGAAAGAACCATGAATTTTAATGGAATTAGATTAATTCCTAAGTGGCTTATTATTTGGAAATGATTGAGTTTAGGACTTAAAAGAGCTTTGGGCTATCCCTAAGAAGTAGTTCAATTGGCTTGGACCACTCCTAATGAAGCAGgtgttactagttcgaatctttttcttttctcttgtgtggacatgtagtaaaaaaaaaaagctttgggCTCTTCGTCTTAAGAAAATTGAAAGAGTATTAGGCCAATTAGATTAAACCCAAGCCCAAAGCCTTGGGCTTCTAGAAAAGATTGGgtcataaaataaacaaaaatacaaagatGGGTGCACTAGGTAGACTAGGTGCCAACTTCTAGCTTACAAATAACAATATTTATCCACACATATCTTCCATCTTCACCCATGTGAATTATACAGattcaataattgattttttaaaaatttaaatgaaaaaaaaaataaaattagaaagacGTTTAGACTTTCTCGAAAATTATACATCAACCCTTCACTCACAAGTTAGTGATGTTTTAGTTTTCAActtcaaggggtagctcaattagtTGGAGATTACGTCTAATAAAGCagaagtcattagttcgaattttcttctctccttgtactgacatgtaaaaaaaagaaaaaaaaaaaaaaggttaatgatGTTTTGTATGGATATGCTGATGAGATGGTAATTAAGAATTAGGGTAAAGATTCCTATATAATCATAGAATAGTAGACTCCAAATGTCGGCCAGCATAGTTCCAAATATTTTCTCCCTAATTTCACCATTTTGGTGCTCTTAAATGTGTGGTCATGACTTAGAATTTGGATGTAATCAACTTGTCATAGCTCCCATAGGCTATATGGGATTGGTTTtgctggctttttttttttaattcaaattcgGGAAAAGGAAAGGGggagaaacaaaaaacacaaaaacaaattgctGGTTTTGCTGGCTTTTACACGCAAGGGATGCACTCCATCCATTTTGGTGGGCCTACCTCTACCTCTAGTTTCCAGCCCAATAGATTATAGGAAACCAACTAAAACTCACTAAggtttgaattaattaatggtgTTTTAATACCCTATATTAATTCTCACACAAGAAATTCTCCAGTTTGCCAACCCTACGAAAAGAAATAGgttcttatttaaaattgagatgAGTCATTTCATAatcgaaaattttattttattttataaatttgatgttATACATAATGTGcattaaaattgatatatatatatatatatatatatatatatatataaaagatgatgcattttaaaagcaaaattaatttttcttttttaaataattaatagtatatatatcaCCAAATATTCCAACATGCACtactaagggtttgtttgggattgaatttgaggggcctaaaagtgcttttaacactcaaaaagtctattttaataaaaaaaaattgaatgctcTTTTAAGGATCCAAGAAgtctaaaaatagtcaaaacgcatttttagcaaaaacttaaaaataaaacttttacccaaattttttttttaatttaaaagctttatttgtcaaacgcaatttcaaaccgaacttaaacacaataaaacaAAACGTTAGAGCATAGCATAATACGAGGAGGATCCTATGCTATTTCGCCACAGACAAAGAATTTAAGAATGCTGTCACAATGTTTTAGCCTTTAGGCAATCCTACGTGGGACAGATCACTGCCGGTCACACGATAAAGGGCCTAAAGACAAGCCATGTTAAGTTTATAGTCACCGTGATTGGAGGGAGCTGGGCCGTCCAAAACTTTTGTCTCAAAAAGTACATACGGAAAATTAGAGTACGAGCATGTCAGCATTTTAATTTATCTTGTTTTATAGGGGTATATTCGTAAACTGCGTTTGCAACTTGGTTGGGGTTGACGTTGACCCATGCAAGCAAATCAAATAGCAATCTATTAACAGAAAGAAGCTTGAAAATGCGACTCTAAAAAAAGGCTTTGTTGATTTGCGCGTGCTGTAGAAAACGTCATTGCCGTATTCTTTGAATGCCTGCAACTTGGATAGGTTGAAGTTGACCCGCCCGACATGCAAGCTAGCTTCAATGTAAGTTTTTAGTCCGagtaatgattttgtttatttatatattattacgAGAAAAGCTTTAGTGTTCgtgtgtataaaattatataaatcaactcAAATC
It contains:
- the LOC132186961 gene encoding protein RETARDED ROOT GROWTH-LIKE, which translates into the protein MWRTVDVHLRALRIFPSPQPSFSIRPVRTILSPKAHTLSAPQTQTLRTIVTTSVLSIFKGRETRGSGSNFGLIVVRCVSSVSPVPTFEWNEPVSCSEVGNGDSGSVEEDTKSAIPVRAYFFSTSVDLRSLVEQNKPNFIPPASRMTNYVLLKFGNLSETNGLGNSLSGSNCCYMVVFQYGSIVLFNVREHDVDGYLKIVEKHASGLLPEMKKDEYEVREKPALNTWMEGGLDYIMLQYLNIDGIRTIGSVLGQSIALDYYVRQVDGMVAEFTDINREMETTGKFKMQRKKLFQLVGKANSNLGDVILKLGLFERSDIAWKDAKYAQIWEYLRDEFELTQRFASLDFKLKFVEHNIRFLQEILQNRKSDFLEWLIIALIGAEILLSVYDIVHRSAINL